The following nucleotide sequence is from Melioribacteraceae bacterium.
TGATGGATAAGGAAGTATAAAAGTTTTGTCGATCAGCCAATCTAAATAAATGCCAGGCTCCATTGCGTCATAAGCTAATCCGATAACCTTTACATTTAAGTCGGGATCTTCTTTTAGTGAACGAGCAACTCCAACACCCGGACCGGGATTATCAACCGCATTGATTCCTGATACGGCAATTTTCAATTCTTTCATCTTTCACCTCAATAAATATTATATGTGTTAAGGTGTGTGATGAAATCGGAAATATCACTTGAAATTTCTTCCGGCGTTTCTTCAAATTCTTTTGAAAGTTCTTCGGCTATCTGATCGATCTCTTTTCCTTCACGTAAGGAATTGATTATGAAAAGTCCGGTTGGATTTACAGTGTAGCTGTCCCCTGTAGTTGGATCAAAAATGAAACCTTCCGAATTAACAGCGAGTTTATTTAACCGGT
It contains:
- a CDS encoding PqqD family protein, which translates into the protein MNRLNKLAVNSEGFIFDPTTGDSYTVNPTGLFIINSLREGKEIDQIAEELSKEFEETPEEISSDISDFITHLNTYNIY